The DNA sequence ACTGTACCTTTTCAAAATTAACATgttattttaatgacaaaaaaattTACATACCTTATGTAAACAAGTGTCCACTACCCAATTGCACACATTTTCCAGGTCATCAGATACCTCAAGCCTAGATTTAACAAATTCACAGAGTTCCTCATTACTCATAACATCCCAGATCCCATCACAAGCCAAGATGATAAATTCATCCTCTTCTGCTCTTAAAATTTCATAAACCTCAGGCTCTGGAGAAACAAGTTGTTCTGTCGGGCCCTTGCCATCAACACACTTGTAATCATAGTCCCCCAGAGCACGAGACACTGCTAATGAACCATTAACACGCTGTATCATCACGCTGCCTCCTGCATTTTGGATTCGCTCCTTTTCCCTTGGATTGCAAGGTTTGTGATCCTGGGTAGAAAAGCAGACTTGTCCATTCCTATACAGAACAGCACGTGAATCACCACAGTTGATAAAGTAGATATGCTTAGGTGAAATCATAACTCCCACTGCAGTTGAACCACTCCTGTCCATCCCATTTCTGAGGTCTGAAAAGTTACGCATGTATTCATCAATTTTCAAAAATCCAGTTCTGATACCATTCTTAACATTTTCCACTGAAAGCTCAAGAGCAGATCCTGATTTTCCAGCTGCCCTAAAGTCTTCGTTAGTAGTGATGTGTTCTAATAAATGTGTTGAGCAGTAATTTGCCACTCGGGATCCAGCATGACCATCATAAACTGCAAAAAATGACCAGTCTTCCAAGCCGTGAGGAATACCTACAACAGCTGTGTGTGCATCTTCCATTTCCACTCTCCATCCTTGCATGCTGCTCAGGCCATAACGTAAACCATTCCCAGCACCATGAGCAttatgtttttcagttttgggTTTATCCAAAAATGCACCCATGTTTAGCaataaatctggaaaaaaaatgcaggtgttaaatgtttaaatttgacAGAAAGTGTATCTACAATATTCCCTCTATAGTCTAGTAACTCCTATCTCgattttttttagtattattcTAATTTACAGGAACAACAGCAAAAGCCCAACAAATTTCCTCCCCTACATCCTACAGAACAGTGGTTTCTCAGCCCTAGCACATAAGAATAATCAGACTAATTAAATCAGAAACCCTAGGGACGGGACACAGGTATCATCTTTTAAAAGCCTCTCTGGTGACTTGTATGTGCAGCCACGTTGAGACCGCTGTTCtaggagaaaggaaaaacaagaaataaaactttgttaataattttcttctgatttaATTTACAAGGTGAGTCCAGGGTTCAACATGTAAGTTTATAGAACACTGGACAATGAGAATATTCAAAACAGTGAGTCATCTTGTTCAATAAATCAAGGTAAAAAGATATGCTAATATATTTTAGAAGACGTTCAAAAGCAAGTATTGAAATCAAGATTTCTCCTCCCAGTGAACCTGAAGACAACCTCAAAAttcaattaaaacataaaaatctccATTCTACACACATTTGGTTTTACCACTTTTACTATGTATCTACAAAACTGAAAACCATATCATTACTTGGATTCTGTTAAAAACATACCTTTAACATGGTGCTAAAAAATGACTTCACATTGCTGAACTTATAATCCATGAAGTAGCTACCCAGTGTTGACTGACAAAGACTTAAAATCTTCAGAACTGGAAAGTACTACTATGCATCACCCTCTCCCCACTTACCCAACTTTACTATTTTATTGAATAAAGCTTTCTCAATTTCAAATGACTTAGACTAATGGTTCCCAAAAGTatgcaaaaaaattatctggtatGTTTTCTACATACAATGCTGACCCTACACTCTAactaggtgaccttgggcaaatttctTAGTCACCTGTACCTATACCTCATAGGGATGCTGTGAAGAATGAGTCaatgtaaagtgcttaaaacagcACTTAAAACACAATAAACACCATAAAATGTTTGCTCTTATGGCTGCTCAAAATGCAGACTCCATAGCCCTATTCCCACACCTAAGGATTATTTTCAATAGATCTTAGATGGAATCATCAAAAAAGCATGCTGGTGATTTAAGGTTTTGAGAGACACTGGTCTACATCAATTTACCTCCATCCAGGTCTAGGTATCTTTGTGAGATTTTTTCCAGGTATGATCATTActgaactttaaaataaaattacatatccccattttaaaaaatctgatgaACCACtcaatgtatatatgtaaatatttataagttatatatcagttttataattttcctgggttatatataatactgtattaataaattacaaatgtatttattgaaaaggAGTCCTGAAAGGATAAGATTAAAatcatgtaaaaattatttttcattctatCAGCAGAATGTCGCATTTTGTACTGAGAGCAATGTAACAGAATATGCTTGATTACTTTTGAACGTGCTGGTTTAATTCTCTGTGATACAAAGATTTTAAAGCCTAGATCTAAGTACATTTTTATATGCTTGCTTGTATAGGCTATTTCATCTGAAAAGACAACTTTAAAAGAtacttaaatgaaaatgaaacagaattgtTGGCTGTATTTATTaagtcacttttctttctttttttcttggtgggggtggagtctcgctctgtcgagtgatgtcatctcactgcaacctctgcctctcaggttcacaagcgattctcctgcttcagccacccaagtggctgggactacaggcaaatgccaccatacccggctttttttttttttttttttttttgagatctacagatctacaggcacatgccaccaaacccagctcttttttttttttttttttttttttgagatggaatctcgctctatcacccaggctggagtgcagtggtgagatcttggctccctgcgacctccacttcccgggttccagtgattctcctgcctcagcctcccaagtagctgggactacaggcatccgctgccacgcccagctgatttttgtattttcagtagagatggggtttcaccatatttgccaggctggtctcaaactcctgaccttgtgatccacctgcctcagtgccgggattacaggcgtgagccaccgcgcctggccaaattcatttttgtattttttaatagagaaggggtttcaccatgttgcccaggctggtctcaaacccctgacccccagtgatctgcctgcctcagcctcccaaagtgctgggattacaggcgtgagccattgtgccccgCCTTAAATCACTTTTCAATCCCATCTATCAATTATGGAAAAAAGTTTTGTTGCAGTTTTCATCTTTCCTGATGCTTCTGCAATTAAGGTACTGCTCTTTTACACTTTAACAAGCAGGttcaaaatccacaagaactcttcattcagaagtttttttaaaagtttagaaatttcaatttccaaatttgtttttcatctggggagggatagcattaggagaaatacctaatgtaggtgacgggttgatgggtgcagcaaaccaccatggcatgtgtatacctatgtaacaaaactgcacattctgtacatgtaccctagaacttttaaaaattttttttaaataaaataaaggagataaGGAAGGTGGGGTCTTCAATAGAAAGCTATTAGGGTCTCTAAGAATGGGAGGGAGCCTGGAAGGCCAACTGGAAAACCATCAGGAAACAAAAGAGCCCCTGAGGCTAGGCTGCAAAACCGAATGAAGGTTACACCAACAATGGCTTTGCTTACCTACTGCTCATCTTTGTAAAGACTCCTACATTTGGTTTTCTCTCTGAAAGTCACTTGCTCAAGACGCAGAGTCCTGGGAAGTGCTGGGAACGGGCACCTAATTGACTAAGCATATGTCACCAGCACACCTTCTGGCTGAATCACTAATTCCATTATTTTGCaaattggtaattttttttttaaagttccacaTTGATCTCATTTTAAATCTGGGGTTGTCccataatgattttattttttaaatattataaactaTCACACATGTAAGAGTTTAATGTGTTTATATAGTTAAGGAGTAATAAAACAAACATGCATCCAACCACACTGTTTAAGAACTAGAACATTATAAAGCCTACTACTTAGCCTCTCTCTCCAATCATACCCCTCTCTGTCCCAAGGTGATCACAATCCTGAATTTTGTAATTAGTATCCCTTGTAGTTTAACTATATTAATGTGTGGTTGTTCTGTTTTATAGATTTGGCACTTTTCAATAATACAAAGTGCAGTATGTACtattatgttaatatttatttttcctgggcAACATTGTATTTCTGAGATTCATCTACATTGATGCAGAGTTGTAGCTCATTCACTGTATTCCCTTGTACGTGCGTATCATCCATTCTACTATCAATTAACATTCAagatatttctcattttttctttaatgtacaATGCTCTTTTGAACAACCTTGGTGCAAACGTATGAGTGTTCCCAGACAATATAATGCAAATTTGACAGTGTAATAAAGATTATCTTTTTTCCACCAAGAAAAATCATGAAATCATTAAATCATTTCcaaacatttatttcacaaatgccCTCTACTATACtactttctttaaaacaattactTGCTTAGTAAGTAATCTTGAGTGTAAAGATTAAGAGAGAGAATGTGTTGGTGGGGGTTGTCGTGTGTACGTGTAATGGGGGTAAGTGAAAGAACCTACTTCTCACCCTTCTCACCTTCCAAAATGGGAGATCAACAGATAATTCCCAGAATTGAAAAATCAAAAAGCAGTACCAGAAGCACATTATTTAGAGATACGAAGATAAATTCCAAAAGAATCAGATGTTAAGGGttcaaaataggccgggcgcggtggctcacgcctgtaatcccagcactttgggaggccgaggcaggcagatcatgaggtcaggagattgagaccatcctggataacacggtgaaaacccgtctctactaaaaatacaaaaacaaaattagccgggagtggtgacaggcaactgtagtcccagctactcgggaggctgaggcgccagaatggcatgaacctgggaggcggagcttgaagtgagccaaggtcacaccactgaactccaacttgggcaagagtgagactccataacaaaaaaaaaaaaaaaagttcaaaatggTTGTTTCAGAAGAAAGTTCTCCAAGAAGAAGAGTGCAGAAACCACCAAATCTTGTAGAATCATTTAGttaaattatgaaaatgtatattttagtttaaaaaaaaaaaaaaactaaatttttaaaaagcataaagtAAAACAATATCCCAGTAACTCCAATTTGGTTATATTAATGTATGCAATTATCACATGTCCCCTGAAAATATACACATCTAacatttatcaataaaaataaacaaaacagtcCTATAAATAAGCAAACAGCAAACATGACacaaaaatgaaccaaaaaaaaaaaaaaaaaaaccctcacaaaTGCATCTTAAATTATGCCCAACCTTACATTAATAAGAGAAATGACAATTAAGACTataccaaaatatcacttttcatgTATCAGACTGACAAAGATCAAAGGCTTGGTAATCATTCTCCTGGTGATGTTATATAGAAACATACTAACATTGCTGATAGATAACAACAGACTGGCAGAATCTCAGTGGACAgctaaattaatttaataaaaatctatCAAAATTACATTTGCACATATCACTtaacaaaattctaaaaatgtgccCACAGGTTTACTCCTGTCTGTACAAACTAACTATTCACTGCAGTGCTGTTAGCAAAAGTAAACATATCAAACAATATTTGTATTACTCACTTGGGAACTGTTTAATAGGATGTTATGATACCTATTTACCATAAAACATCATATGCTACAAtttgtagaatatatatatatacacccacacacacttgtttatttatatttgtgtacatatttGTATTCCTTCTCTGGAATTAATCCACAACTagaaattttgaagaaaagaagGCTATAAGAGACAGGAGTGAAAGAGATACCCTTCCATTATATACAATTTTGTACCTTTCCATTTTAAACTGTGAATGTAAGATCATTTAGTGAATATTATTTCAACTAGGAAAATTGCTTCAGTGAATCTTTTTTTAGCAATCAGAAGCTACAATCTATAAAAATCTAAAGAATTATATCAAAATCATATATCAATATATCAatgccccatttttttttttctgcaaacaaATCAAAGAAACGATCACTCACACTGGAACAGTGAATGAGCCATTAAGACTGAGCATATacatcctgtttttaaaaatgaatatcatTTCCTTGAAGTAAATTCATCGGTGAACTCtacttaaaaacataataaataaaacacatgaaTTCTACACTCAAGGCAGAATAAGAACTGGGATGCAATGGCCTCTGTTAAGTCAGCATCAAACTTTAATAAAGCATATAAAAGAGATGTATATTATCACAGTCACTGAGGGAAAAGTTCCTTTCTGGAAAAAATGTAGAACAAGACTAAATATTTAATGCTGCTAAAGCATCAAATTCTTCCTAACTGAATTGCAATTCTGTAAGAGATGAAGTGAACAAATTTCTTGTGAtaaattttataactttatagAAATAGGATTAATGACACTTCCCTAGACAACAATATAAATGCTACAGTTTGAAGTATAATAGCAAAAAATCCAACATGTCTAATAATTGAAGACATTTCTTCAATCTAAGACACTGCAGTATGAGCATACTTCAAAGAGCCTTGATACAAATGTGTTATTGGAGATTCTTATGTAGCAACATACAGTTAcaggaaaacacaaaacaaagtttCCTTATGGGTAACATGTAGACTCAAGATTACCCTTGCCAAAACTCCAGAAAcaataaaagctaacatttacAGTCTCTTTACTGTAACCAGGCACTGGAACCTACATTAACTTCATGTGTATCAATTCATTTGCAACAATATTCAAAGGTTTATTACTGTCCTCATGTTATAGATGAAGGCACTGAGTCACAGAAAGGCTAAGCAACTTGTCTGAGTAGGTAGCAGAGCTGTTCTAACGCAGGCTGTCTGGCTCCGGAGGTGATGCACTTAACCACCACCAACACACACAAGGGTAAATATTAAAAGTATGCCAGCCTTTTTCCTCCAGAGTTGAGACAAATCTCTGTTTCTTCACttgaacaaatatatatgtatttataggtAAGAGCTTTGATTCTGCTCTCTTTTACATACACTATGTATTTCATTAGCAAATTCTGTCAATTTTACCTCCAAATATAGCCCTAATTGGTCCACATCTCTCAATCAGTAGCTGCACCATTTCAGTCAAAGTTGTTATGATCTACTACAATAACCTCTTTAACTTTAGCCTCTCTATTCATTCTCTAGAGTTACCTTTCTTAAGCATAATGGAATCATGTCTCCAGACATCCCAAtgaatttagaagaaaattcaAACTTAGTACATCTATCTCTCTATGATCTGACCCCTGCTTAGTTCTTCAACCTTACTTCCTGTAACTCTTCAGTTACCATTTACTGTTCTCTAGCCACAGTGGCCCTTCTATTCCCCCAATACACCGAACTTGTTTCCCATATCTAGACCCTTGGATTTGCTCTATTCTTCCTAGAATCACTCTCATCCCTCCACCTCCAGAGCTGCATGGCTAGCTCCTTCCTGACATTTAGATCTCAGCCCCAATGTCAACTCAGAGAAACCTTCCAGACTATTCTCCCAACACCATCACAtctcattttcctgtttttattttgctcataACTTGCTGAAATTGTTTTTCATCAAATTCTTTGCTTTTATACCCTGATCAGAATGTAGGCTCTATGAGAAGAAGAAGGGCATCTGTCTTGTTCATTATCATATTAACAAAATTACCATGGCACTTAGtaggcactccataaatatttgtggaataaacaaataaatgaacaaatgagcatcaaatgaaatatccattttactataaaaaaatacacattcacTACCACTCACATTGCAGAGGCCCACTAGAAGATGAGTAAACCAAGGTTACCAACTCAAGCTCATTAAAGCTGGAAAATATAAACACTTCAGTCTAAATTAATATAAGCTCCCTGAACTGCCAAACATATAAAGCACCATATTCAGTTCTGAGAATCACATTTTAACTGACATTGacaaaactaaaatatatccTAAAGCAGAACAATGAGAAGAGCATCAAGTTCAAAAAACACATTCTATAAATAAGGTTTGAAGACGCTGGGACTGCTTAGAATAGAGGTGGTATTAAGTCCTAACAGGGCTGATAGTGAACGCTGAATTcttctaaaagaagaaaatgacttaTTCATTTGTTCCAGAAGGCAGATCTAGAACAATGGATAAAAGGCATATTTGCTACATTAAGCAAAAGGCATAAAATATGCTACATTAAAAATGAGTTATCTAGTTAACGTTAAAGACGTGTTTTAAGAAGATTATTTATTAGGGATACTGAAAGAAGGGGTATAATCAAGCCCAAAACTGGAGTATAGTTGTCCTTCAATCACTCAACATCTTAAAACTTACATGCTGATTCTCCACCTGACCTCacgaaggattaaaaaaaaaaaaaaaatggccagatgtggtggctcatgcctgtaatcccagcattttgggaggctgaagtgtgaggaCCACTTGAATCCAGGtattcaagacccacctgggcaacgtaggaagactctgtctctacaaaaaaaaaatttaattttagctaggtatggtggcttgggcctgtagtcccagctgtttgggaggctgaggtgggaggaactcttgggcccaggagatcaaggctgcagtgagccgtgattgcaccactgcacacagcctggaccacagagcaagaccctgtctcaaaaaaaaaaaaaaaaaaaaaaaagcaaaacccatgATACCTCTATATCAAAGCatatctattgtttataaatacaTGGAAACCAAGATGCATCACCTTGGTATCTACTGCATCATAAAAGCAACAGTGCCCTTTACAAGCTAAAGTTAGAACAGAgctgaaaaaaagaacaaatgaacaaagagaGGATGGATAAGGAGTACAAAATAGAAATTTCAATCCCCCACTAAAATGATGGATTATCGTTAATACTACTTACAAAAAATACGTTGTATTTGGTAACACAAAGCAGTtattaataatacaaagaaaaacaaaaatatttgtactcttattttaaaatataaaatctgcacacagaaaatatacaaaaaccaaaatgGTTGCTGTGAGACTGAGGATGTTATGGAAGTTTACACACTCAGTAatattatctttaatttgctcTGTGTCAATAATTGTTAAAGTTGATTGATAGGTACACAGAGGTTCAGTATATATTATTTCCACCTTTATGTATGTCTGACATTTTccataacaattttttttatggagtctcgctctgtcacccacgctggagtgcagtggcacaatctccgctcactgtaaccttcacctcccgggttgatgtcattcattctcctgcctcagcctcctcagtagctgggattacaggaacttgccaccacacccggctaattttttgtatttttagtagagacggggtttcactatgttggccagactggtctcgatctcctgaccttgtgatctgcccaccttggcctcccaaagtgctgggattacaggtgtgagccaccacgcctggccaggaccATTTCTTCCTAGTAGCCATATATGGAATACTTGTGATTGTAAAGAAATTTTAAACTGCAAAATACATAGTGAAAAAACTGCTTAAACTAATTCAAACTCCCTTTATTCCCCAGTAATTACAAATGCTGACACTACCTGCACTTTTACCAGCCGTATGACCAAAAGTAAGAATCTTCAACAGTCTTAAGAGCATGATGGGGCAGACTGCAGAGAGGTCTGGTCCGAAACCAAGCCCCTGCGGAGACAACCAGGGAAGTAATCTGAGAGAGTTAATGGCCCTCGTACctcttattatttcatttttgcacCAGAGGCACATTATGTTACGCTTTTATCTTATTTGAGGGACTAAAGAATAAGCAAATACTTCTGTAGTGCTTGTTCTGTGGTAGGCTCTGTCTTAAATGCTTCACAAACATTAACTTATTTAAATTCTActctttagaaaaacaaatatcaaaaaagcaaacaattctCAGGgagacttggccgggcgcggtggctcaagcctgtaatcccagcactttgggaggccgagacgggtggatcatgaggtcaggagatcgagaccatcctggctaacacggtgaaaccccgtctctactaaaaaatacaaaaaaaactagccgggtgaggtggcgggtgcctgtagtcccagctactcaggaggctgaggcaggagaatggcgtggacccgggaggcggagcttgcaatgagctgagatccggccactgcactccagcctgggagacagagcaagactccgtctcaaaaaaaaaaaaaatctttaggctgggcgtggtggctcacacctgtaatcccagcactttgggaggctgaggcgggcggattacttgaggcaaggagtttaaggccagcctggtcaatatggtgaaaccccgtccctactaaaaataaaaaaattggccaggcatggtggtgggtgcctgtgatcccagctactcgggaggctgagacaggagaattgcttgaacctgggaggtagaggttgtggtgagccaggatcatgccattgcagtccagcctgggcaacagagcgagactccatctcaaaaacaaacaaacaagaaatgataaaacttcaaaaaaagacaaccaaatatttcaaaattctcCTCCTTACTGCAGTTGGCACACTTTTTTAGAGGGGGTACATGGACATTGGCAAGCCTTGCTTAAGAACAGCACAATCTGTCATTCCCATCTGCTTCCTATCAAAGAAAATGAGGTGGTGTTAGGGATGCTTCAGGCTCATGGATAAAATTTTTCCCAAAGGTTTCTGAAGGTTAGTATGTTGCTCTTTTGACTAGAAAAGTAACATAAATAGCAATAACAATGCCTCATTTTTTAATGAGTTCTATATGTCAGGCACTACACTAAGATACTGATATACACTGCACTGTATCATTTAATTCTAAAAACAACCTGGTAAGGTTAGAACTATTTATATTCTCATTTTACCATCGAGAAAACTGGGATACCTAGGGTATCCAGACAACACAACTAAGTGGCAAATCAGAAATCGAACCTATTAAGACTAGCCTAGACCTTGCATTCTCAAACTCTGGGCTTCAGTGGCTAATGTATTACaagcttttttcttccttttaaaaaataaataatagttatatAAATGTTCAGGGGCTCAAAAGGCAACGCAGTGTCGTATCCCTGATTGGATATTGACATAGATAAACAGAATTActagaaaaactggtgaaatccaaaGACTAGAGTTTAGTTAACAGAATAGTAATgttaagtctttttatttttgataaatgcACTACAGTAAATGTAAAAAGTTAACAttagtggccaggtgtggtagctcatacctgtaatctcaacactttgggaggccaaggtaggaggatgacttgggcccaggagttcgagatcagcctgagcaacataataagaccccatttctacaaaaaattaaaaacttagccagacatggtggcccaggaggctgggatgggagaactcctgagcctgggaggttgaggctgcagtgagccctgattacaccactgcactccagtgctatgacaggtgacagagcaagaccctgtctcagaaaaaaagttaacGTAGAAACTGGGTGGGGAGTAGATGGGGAAGTCTCTGTACTACCTTtgcaaacttttctgtaaatctgaaattatttcaacattaaaagtttatttaaaaaatgaaaactaaaaggtAAGCTTCAGTTAAGTCATTCCACGTACAGTGCTGGATGAAGCAAGGTAGGCTGGCTATGGAAAATCTCTCCACCTGTGATTTTGCCAATCATGCTAGGTGGCTTAGAAATGTATCCTAAAAATACCAAGATTATATAATAATTGGAAACTCTGATCCAGTGATTCTATTTCTGAGATGTTATAATCACTCTTGGTCTATGACAGAtcgttttcttttttaatggataaataatctgaacaacaaaATAACGTAATACTGGATTATAACCCATACTACAAATATTCATGAGTCTTTGCTGATAAAAATAAAGGAttgaatatgtaaatgaatggggaTACCAGATAAATCTTTAATGCAGAAGAAtgccaaataatttatgtagatctTCCACCTTCAAAGAGGTCAAGCACAACTTCCCACCCCCTAAGCGTAGACTGGACAGTTACCTTCttttcaaaaagtacaaaataaaaacgAGGGAGAGAATAACtctacagtggagaaacctgacaaacactacctcagccaggtAATCAAACTTGACATCAACGGTTCATATTCTTGGTATAACCTAATGAGAAAGGCACTTTACCTCAGTGGTCTTCCTCCAAAACAAAATCCATAATAACCCCAGTCAAATCATAAGAAAAGCATTAGAGAAACTCCAATAGAAGGCTATCctacaaaatatctgaccagtactcctcaaaattGTCAAGGTGACAAAAAACAACGAAAGCCTGAGAAACTGCCACAGTCAAcaggagcctaaggagacatgatgactaaacGTAACGTGGTACATTAATGGGATCTTGGATAGAAAAAGGatattaggtaaaaactaagaaaatgcaaataaatgatGAGCTTTAGTTAACgatgtatcaatattggctcactaATTGTAAGGGCTCAAGTGGGTAGTTCTCACTTCGGTTTTCTCATATTATTGCATACAAATATTGGCTGGGGAGAAGGTCACCTGAAAGCTCACTTAACATGATTGGCAGTTGATGAGGGATGCTGGCTAGGAATTTAGCTGAGACTGTCCCAAGGATTATCTGTATGTGGCCTCTCCAGTTTGAGGATCTCAACACTGTCAGGCTTCTTACATGTCACCTGGTTTCCCAGGCAGAGCTACATGGCATTTTCTGTCCCACCATCAGAAGTCACTTCTGCTGCATTACTGGTTACAATCAAGTCACTAAGTTCTGTTCAGATTGAAGATAAAGGAACgtagacc is a window from the Macaca mulatta isolate MMU2019108-1 chromosome 13, T2T-MMU8v2.0, whole genome shotgun sequence genome containing:
- the PPM1B gene encoding protein phosphatase 1B isoform X1, producing the protein MGAFLDKPKTEKHNAHGAGNGLRYGLSSMQGWRVEMEDAHTAVVGIPHGLEDWSFFAVYDGHAGSRVANYCSTHLLEHITTNEDFRAAGKSGSALELSVENVKNGIRTGFLKIDEYMRNFSDLRNGMDRSGSTAVGVMISPKHIYFINCGDSRAVLYRNGQVCFSTQDHKPCNPREKERIQNAGGSVMIQRVNGSLAVSRALGDYDYKCVDGKGPTEQLVSPEPEVYEILRAEEDEFIILACDGIWDVMSNEELCEFVKSRLEVSDDLENVCNWVVDTCLHKGSRDNMSIVLVCFSNAPKVSDEAVKKDSELDKHLESRVEEIMEKSGEEGMPDLAHVMRILSAENIPNLPPGGGLAGKRNVIEAVYSRLNPHRESDGMAVLGTSICKPAESSGDKKGSGWQTFQAPRSTRTKRLLCKPERKINPALYNYSICTVVNL
- the PPM1B gene encoding protein phosphatase 1B isoform X2, with translation MGAFLDKPKTEKHNAHGAGNGLRYGLSSMQGWRVEMEDAHTAVVGIPHGLEDWSFFAVYDGHAGSRVANYCSTHLLEHITTNEDFRAAGKSGSALELSVENVKNGIRTGFLKIDEYMRNFSDLRNGMDRSGSTAVGVMISPKHIYFINCGDSRAVLYRNGQVCFSTQDHKPCNPREKERIQNAGGSVMIQRVNGSLAVSRALGDYDYKCVDGKGPTEQLVSPEPEVYEILRAEEDEFIILACDGIWDVMSNEELCEFVKSRLEVSDDLENVCNWVVDTCLHKGSRDNMSIVLVCFSNAPKVSDEAVKKDSELDKHLESRVEEIMEKSGEEGMPDLAHVMRILSAENIPNLPPGGGLAGKRNVIEAVYSRLNPHRESDGGAGDLEDPW
- the PPM1B gene encoding protein phosphatase 1B; amino-acid sequence: MGAFLDKPKTEKHNAHGAGNGLRYGLSSMQGWRVEMEDAHTAVVGIPHGLEDWSFFAVYDGHAGSRVANYCSTHLLEHITTNEDFRAAGKSGSALELSVENVKNGIRTGFLKIDEYMRNFSDLRNGMDRSGSTAVGVMISPKHIYFINCGDSRAVLYRNGQVCFSTQDHKPCNPREKERIQNAGGSVMIQRVNGSLAVSRALGDYDYKCVDGKGPTEQLVSPEPEVYEILRAEEDEFIILACDGIWDVMSNEELCEFVKSRLEVSDDLENVCNWVVDTCLHKGSRDNMSIVLVCFSNAPKVSDEAVKKDSELDKHLESRVEEIMEKSGEEGMPDLAHVMRILSAENIPNLPPGGGLAGKRNVIEAVYSRLNPHRESDGASEEAEESGSQGKLVEALRQMRINHRGNYRQLLEEMLTSYRLAKVEGEESPAEPAATATSSNSDAGNPVTMQESHTESESGLAELDSSNEDAGTKMSGEKI